The Oscillatoria salina IIICB1 genome contains the following window.
TATATGATAGCTCCCCTCATTCCCCGTTTAGCTGAAGTATTTAACGTTCCGGTGCAGGAAATCGGCTTTATTGTTCCTGCCTATATGCTGTCCTATGCACTGATGGCATTATTCTACGGGCTACTGTCCGATCGCTTTGGACGATGGTCGATTATTCGTCTCTCTCTAGCCATTTTTGTCCTTTGTACAGCTTTAACAGCGACCTCTCAAACCGCTTCCCAAATGGCAACCTGGCGACTCTTAACCGGAATTGGAGCAAGTGGGGTGATTCCTCTCACCTTTGCCTTAATTGGTGATTTATTCCCATTCGATCAGCGAGGTGCAAAGCTAGGATTAGTATTTGCAGCAATGGAGGGAGGAATGGCAGCAGGATCGGCAGGGGGAGCGATTCTTGAACCATTTATCGGTTGGCGATCGCTGTTTCTCGGAACGGCTGTGCTGGCGGCGATCGTACTTTGGCGACTTCATCGTTACGGAGGTTTATTTGATACACCAAAAGTCGAAAAACTACCCACCCTTCGCCAAATCTTTCAAGGATACAGTCAAATTTTAGCCAGTTTTCGGGGACAACGAACCTATGCCTATGTTTTATGGAATGGCATTTACCACTCTGGCGTATACACTTGGCTAGGCTTATACTTGTCGCAACGGTACAATATGAATGCCTTGAGTATTGGTTTAACCATTCTTGGGTACGGTGTTCCTGGATTATTGCTAAGTTCTCTGATTGGTCGAGCAGTAGATCGCTGGGGACGGCGTTGGCTTGTTCCGGCTGGGTTAGTCATGGCTGCTCTGGCTGGAGTGGTGATGATTTTCGAGATTTCACCCGTGGGAACAACAATCGCAATTCTTGTGTTGTCTTTAGGTTATGACTTGACTCAGCCCTTGTTTGTGGGAATTGTCACGGATCTGGGAGACGATAATAATCTAGGACAAACGATGGGGCTAAAAGTTTTCACTCTTTTTACAGGATTTGGCATTGGTAGTTTGATATTTGGGGAGCTACTGCGCTTTGGATTTGTAACGTCTCTGGCTATATTTGGTGGGATTCAACTGATAATAGGTTTGTTTGCCGTTCCCCTCTTCTGGAAAGAAGTTCCCGATCGAGTACGAGTTTAGCTTAAAATGGGCGAACGATAAGCTTATGTGAGAGTAGCAAGGGCAGAAAGTCGCTTCCGACATGAATCAGTTTTCTATTCCCGAGTCAATTAACTTTCAAAAAGCTATCTCACTCACTCAAGCCTTTTACTATTTCTTTGTAGGTGTTGGATGTCAATTCAAGCGCAAAATAAAAAAAACAACGCGCAGAACCAAAAGACTTAGCAAGTAAGATATTTTGTTCGGACGTTGGATATATCCCTGTACTTGTACGCTTTTAACATTGACTATTACCACTCCTTGCCCTAATCTTAATAGACTATTGTTGGAATGGTAGCGATCAAAATGGTAGGAAGCGGAACTTAGGGCGCAAAGCGCATCCGGTGTCGTCAAACGACGAGGTTTTCTCGCGCCATCTTACACAATAAGGAGAACACCTAAATCGACAAATAACCTAATGAACGAACCAAACTACCGCATTGAAAAAGACTCAATGGGAGAGCGAGAAATTCCCCAAAACGCCTACTACGGAATTCAAACCTTACGCGCCATCGAAAATTTCCCCATTAGCGGCATCAAACCCCTACCCACGTATATTGATGCCTGCGTGCTAATTAAAAAAGCTACAGCCATTACTAACGGTGAATTAGGCTGTATTCCCCAGGATATCTCAAAGGCGATCGCCCAAGCCGCAGATGAAATCCTCCAAGGTAAATTTCGCGATCAATTTGTCGTTGACGTTTACCAAGCTGGGGCGGGTACTTCCCACCACATGAATGTTAACGAAGTCCTCGCTAATCGTGCCTTAGAAATTTTAGGCGACAAAAAAGGTAACTATCAGCGCGTCAGCCCCAACGACCATGTAAACTACGGTCAGTCTACCAACGATACAATTCCCACAGCAATTCGGATTGGCGCATTACTCGCCTTAGAACATTCATTGTATCCAGCTTTGTCGGACGCGATCGCCATTCTCGATCGAAAAGCGATTCAATTTAAGGATATTGTCAAATCAGGTAGAACTCACTTACAAGATGCTGTCCCTGTAAGACTAGGAGAGGGTTTCAAAGCTTGGGCAGAAATTTTAACCGACCATTTGGTTAGAATCGAAAGAGCCTCAGAAGATATCTCTATACTTGGTATTGGTGGTAGTGCGGCGGGAACTGGCTTAAATACACATCCGCAATATCGCTACCGCGTCACTGAACTACTTACTGAATTTATTCAACAACCTTTACAACCCGCAGAACATCTCATGGCAGCCATGCAGAGTATGGCTCCTTTTGTCAATATCTCTGGAACATTGCGTAACTTAGCCCAAGACTGCGTAAAAATCTCCCATGACTTGCGCTTAATGGACTCTGGACCCAAAACGGGTTTAAAAGAGATTCAACTGCCTTCAGTACAACCAGGATCGTCGATTATGCCCGGAAAATACAACCCAGTCATTGCCGAAATGACTTCGATGGTCTGTTTTCAAGTTATGGGTTATGACACCGCGATCGCTTTTGCTGCCCAAGCAGGACAATTAGAATTAAATGTCATGATGCCCTTAATTGCCTACGATCTCATCCACAGCATCGAAATTCTCGGTAATACCATCGAAGTCTTAGCCAAACGCTGTTTAGCAGGAATCGAAGCCAACCAATCTCGCTGTCTTAGCTATGCTGAAGGTAGTTTAGCTTTAGTTACCGCCCTTAACCCTCACATTGGCTATCTCAAAGCTGCCGATGTCGCTAAAGAATCCCTCGAAACAGGCAAATCAATCCGCCAAATCGTCCTCGAAAAAGGTTTAATGAATGAAACAGAACTCGCCTCTGTTCTCGATTTAGAAAAAATGAGCGCCCTTTCTGGGGATTAGGGACTGGGGATTAGGGATTAGGGATTGGGGAGGAGGGGATTGGGGAGGAGGGGACTGGGAAGACAAGGGAGACAAGGGAGACAAGGAGAAATTAGGGGATAAACTGATAACTGGTAACTGATAACTGGTAACTGATAACTGATAACTGGTAACTGATAACTGTCTTCGATCGCTGAAAATTTCGGAATAAATTAATTTTTCATGACAAATAATGTTAGTTTAATTCGTGCCAATTCTTATAACCTCGAAGAATTGCGAAACGATCTTAGGAAATTGTTAGAACCATTAGGAGGAATGGAAACTTTTGTCAAAAAAGGATCTCGCGTCCTCCTGAAACCCAATCTTCTCACCGGAAGTCGTCCGAGTAAAGAATGTATCACCCGTCCCGAAATCGTTTACCAAAAAAAATGGGTTTAAAGTCTCGCTGTTCTACGGCGACTTTGATTGAAAAGAAACTAGAAAGTTAGTACAATAGTTGATAGCGAGTAAAACGAAAATCTACGTGATTCTTCGCTCTAGTAGGTCGAAAACCCGGTAAGTAAGAAACAACGGTTAGATTGGCTCTAACGGCAGTATGACTAAACCACTGCAAGCTTTCTTCAGAGCGAGGAGCGTACTAAACTAGCTGAGTGATGGATGTTTGAAAGCATAAAACTCAAAAAAGTAAGCGCAATATATGCGGCTATATGTCAACATATTGAGCGTCTAGAGGCAACTTGACTGTGCCTGCAAGAGGAAAGAGAACTACTTGTGAATCCCCTCCCTTTAGCAACGCGGAGGGAGGGGAGTAGTCAATGTGTCGCCCAATTAGTCAAAGAAGCTGGGGGTAAACCGTTTTTTGGTGATAGTCCCGCTTTTGGTACTGCTAGAGGTGTGGCGAAAAGCAATGGTTATCTGCCTTTAATTGAAGATTTATCCTTGCCAATTGTCGAATTTCATGGTAAGCGTTACGAAACAGATAGCGATCGCTTTAGCCATCTTCGCCTCTCGAAAGAAGCAATGGATGCCGATGTCGTCATCAATTTACCCAAAGTCAAATCCCATGCCCAGCTAAACTTAACTTTAGGCGTAAAAAATCTCTTCGGCTGCGTTCCAGGGAAAATGAAAGCTTGGTGGCACATGGAAGCAGGTAAAGATGTTAACCGCTTCGGCGAAATGCTCGTCGAAACAGCACGCACAA
Protein-coding sequences here:
- a CDS encoding MFS transporter, with the protein product MPRKRSLDYLPHTESADRAIRLRQHQYLFYWLSIAAGLIFLQGYMIAPLIPRLAEVFNVPVQEIGFIVPAYMLSYALMALFYGLLSDRFGRWSIIRLSLAIFVLCTALTATSQTASQMATWRLLTGIGASGVIPLTFALIGDLFPFDQRGAKLGLVFAAMEGGMAAGSAGGAILEPFIGWRSLFLGTAVLAAIVLWRLHRYGGLFDTPKVEKLPTLRQIFQGYSQILASFRGQRTYAYVLWNGIYHSGVYTWLGLYLSQRYNMNALSIGLTILGYGVPGLLLSSLIGRAVDRWGRRWLVPAGLVMAALAGVVMIFEISPVGTTIAILVLSLGYDLTQPLFVGIVTDLGDDNNLGQTMGLKVFTLFTGFGIGSLIFGELLRFGFVTSLAIFGGIQLIIGLFAVPLFWKEVPDRVRV
- a CDS encoding helix-turn-helix domain-containing protein, whose product is MYPTSEQNILLAKSFGSARCFFYFALELTSNTYKEIVKGLSE
- a CDS encoding DUF362 domain-containing protein, whose translation is MNPLPLATRREGSSQCVAQLVKEAGGKPFFGDSPAFGTARGVAKSNGYLPLIEDLSLPIVEFHGKRYETDSDRFSHLRLSKEAMDADVVINLPKVKSHAQLNLTLGVKNLFGCVPGKMKAWWHMEAGKDVNRFGEMLVETARTINPDLTIIDGIIGHEGNGPSGGEPRDLGILGASADVLALDRSMVDILRVSPDLVPTVAASQRLGICPEIAAINFPLQHPSELTVEDWKLPDNLVAIDFGLPRVMRSTFKHLYIRLIEEPMSIYVGKSG
- a CDS encoding aspartate ammonia-lyase; the protein is MNEPNYRIEKDSMGEREIPQNAYYGIQTLRAIENFPISGIKPLPTYIDACVLIKKATAITNGELGCIPQDISKAIAQAADEILQGKFRDQFVVDVYQAGAGTSHHMNVNEVLANRALEILGDKKGNYQRVSPNDHVNYGQSTNDTIPTAIRIGALLALEHSLYPALSDAIAILDRKAIQFKDIVKSGRTHLQDAVPVRLGEGFKAWAEILTDHLVRIERASEDISILGIGGSAAGTGLNTHPQYRYRVTELLTEFIQQPLQPAEHLMAAMQSMAPFVNISGTLRNLAQDCVKISHDLRLMDSGPKTGLKEIQLPSVQPGSSIMPGKYNPVIAEMTSMVCFQVMGYDTAIAFAAQAGQLELNVMMPLIAYDLIHSIEILGNTIEVLAKRCLAGIEANQSRCLSYAEGSLALVTALNPHIGYLKAADVAKESLETGKSIRQIVLEKGLMNETELASVLDLEKMSALSGD